One window from the genome of Portunus trituberculatus isolate SZX2019 unplaced genomic scaffold, ASM1759143v1 PGA_scaffold_202__28_contigs__length_962959, whole genome shotgun sequence encodes:
- the LOC123500299 gene encoding uncharacterized protein LOC123500299: protein MREPLQVGLKLAATLRLLATGNSYLFNFRVEASIIWKFIPEVCQAIIAVYKDEVLCCPKTEEMWKEVVAKFSSIWNCHNCLGAVDGKHIAIKKPLIAGSYYYNY, encoded by the coding sequence ATGAGGGAACCGCTTCAAGTTGGACTCAAGCTGGCTGCCACCCTTCGCCTCCTAGCCACTGGAAATTCCTATCTATTCAACTTCAGGGTTGAAGCAAGTATCATCTGGAAGTTTATACCCGAGGTGTGTCAAGCCATCATCGCGGTCTACAAGGATGAAGTGCTCTGCTGCCCTAAAACTGAAGAGATGTGGAAAGAAGTTGTTGCCAAGTTCAGTTCCATATGGAACTGCCACAACTGTCTGGGGGCTGTGGACGGCAAGCACATCGCCATAAAGAAGCCACTCATTGCTGGTtcttactactataactactag